Proteins found in one Miscanthus floridulus cultivar M001 chromosome 4, ASM1932011v1, whole genome shotgun sequence genomic segment:
- the LOC136551866 gene encoding trimethyltridecatetraene synthase-like, with amino-acid sequence MELPTWASFLGVVLATVMLLKAILGRRGRRVYNLPPGPKPWPIIGNLNLMGALPHRSIHELSRKYGPLMQLRFGSFPVVVGSSVDMAKFFLKTHDVVFTDRPKTAAGKYTTYNYRDITWSPYGAYWRQARKMCLTELFSAKRLESYEYIRAAEVRALLRDLHAASGSGRSVMLKDYLSTVSLNVITRMVLGKKYLDKEEAAAGAGSVVTTPEEFKWMLDELFLLNGVLNIGDSIPWLDWMDLQGYIKRMKKLSKMFDRFLEPVVEEHNQRRLREGKDFVAKDMVDVLLQIADDPTLEVELNRESVKAFTQDLIAGGTESSAVTVEWSISELLKKPEVIVKATEELDRVIGRGRWVTEKDMPSLPYVDAIVKETMRLHPVAPMLVPRLSREDTTVAGYDIPAGTRVLVSVWSIGRDPALWDAPEEFMPERFLGSRLDVKGQDYELLPFGSGRRMCPGYSLGLKVIQVSLANLLHGFAWSLPDGVTKEELSMEEIFGLSTPRKFPLEAVVEPKLPAHLYAEP; translated from the exons ATGGAGCTTCCAACATGGGCGTCCTTCCTCGGTGTGGTGCTCGCCACCGTGATGCTTCTGAAGGCCATACtcggccgccgcggccgccgcgtgTACAACCTCCCGCCCGGCCCCAAGCCGTGGCCGATCATCGGGAACCTCAACCTGATGGGCGCGCTCCCGCACCGCTCCATCCACGAGCTGTCCAGGAAGTACGGCCCGCTGATGCAGCTCCGGTTCGGGTCGTTCCCCGTGGTGGTGGGCTCGTCGGTGGACATGGCCAAGTTCTTCCTCAAGACCCACGACGTGGTGTTCACGGACCGGCCAAAGACGGCCGCCGGCAAGTACACCACCTACAACTACCGCGACATCACCTGGTCCCCCTACGGCGCCTACTGGCGGCAGGCGCGCAAGATGTGCCTCACCGAGCTCTTCAGCGCCAAGCGGCTCGAGTCGTACGAGTACATCCGCGCCGCCGAGGTGCGCGCGCTGCTGCGCGACCTGCACGCGGCGTCCGGCTCCGGCCGCTCCGTCATGCTCAAGGACTACCTGTCCACGGTGAGCCTGAACGTGATCACGCGCATGGTGCTCGGCAAGAAGTACCTGGACAAGGAGGAGGCGGCCGCTGGCGCTGGGTCGGTGGTGACCACCCCCGAGGAGTTCAAGTGGATGCTGGACGAGCTGTTCCTGCTCAACGGCGTGCTCAACATCGGCGACTCCATCCCGTGGCTGGACTGGATGGACCTGCAGGGGTACATCAAGCGGATGAAGAAGCTCAGCAAGATGTTCGACCGCTTCCTGGAGCCCGTCGTGGAGGAGCATAACCAGCGGCGGCTGCGCGAGGGCAAGGACTTCGTCGCCAAGGACATGGTCGACGTGCTGCTGCAGATCGCCGACGACCCTACCCTTGAGGTCGAGCTGAACCGGGAAAGCGTCAAAGCTTTTACTCAG GACCTCATCGCCGGTGGCACCGAGAGCTCGGCGGTCACAGTGGAGTGGTCCATCTCGGAGCTCCTCAAGAAGCCCGAGGTCATCGTTAAGGCCACGGAGGAGCTGGACCGCGTCATCGGCCGCGGCCGCTGGGTGACAGAGAAGGACATGCCCAGCCTCCCCTACGTCGACGCCATCGTCAAGGAGACCATGCGGCTGCACCCGGTGGCACCGATGCTGGTTCCCCGCCTGTCCCGCGAGGACACGACCGTGGCCGGCTACGACATCCCCGCCGGCACGCGCGTGCTCGTCAGCGTCTGGTCCATCGGCCGTGACCCCGCGCTGTGGGACGCGCCGGAAGAATTCATGCCGGAGCGGTTCCTTGGCAGCAGGCTCGACGTGAAGGGGCAGGACTACGAGCTGCTGCCGTTCGGGTCCGGCCGCCGGATGTGCCCCGGGTACAGCCTCGGCCTCAAGGTCATCCAGGTGAGCCTCGCTAACCTGCTGCACGGCTTCGCGTGGAGCCTCCCCGACGGCgtgaccaaggaggagctcaGCATGGAGGAGATCTTCGGTCTGTCCACGCCGCGCAAGTTCCCGCTCGAGGCCGTCGTGGAGCCCAAGCTGCCGGCGCACCTCTACGCCGAGCCATGA